ACTGGAACATCTAAGGATGAAACGCAAAGATCTTGAATCTAAACAGGACACAGGTAATTGTTATAATTATTCGCAGTGGAAAACGTATTCATTTCACAAATTGTTTATCCACtttcatgtgtttttttatgtatCTTTTTATACCAAGCTTGTCATATTTAGGACATTTGTTTTGAGTTTTTTAATTCGTGAATGGTGTTGTCACTATTTATAATTCGTTTTTAGTGTCtaggaaaaatttattgctctctcaaaaaaatgaaaatatgtcaagtaagttttttgttatttttaattcttaCACCGCCTGTCTTTATTATTAACGTAACAAAAAGTTTAACTATCCTATAGACTGGGTCCTAATAATAATTAAATCGCATTACATTACAGGAACACTGATAAATCTTTAGaatactttgtttgttttttcgtgTTAAATTTTAACTGACCAATTTTCTTACATGCTATTTGTGAGAAGCTTCCGCATATTAGCACTAGGTTAAGGCATAAAGTACCTGCGGCCTCTTTGACAAGACATAACTTTGTTGTGCATGGTGTAAATTTTGTGGCTTTCCTAACTGTTaattgagttttttttaaacaattttgtaCATTATGAGTTGTGACACTTTTAGGAATTGGGATAAGCCCTTTTAACTTTAGAGAAGTCTGTCATTCACGAGTGCCGTAGGATATATATTGTTGTAGGAtatatattgttatttatttatttataaatgtgCTAGTTACCAGGCAGGCATAAAGGATAAAGTATTTTAcatagatttaaagaaaatattggtTGTTTTAGACAGCTACCAAGACAAACTACAAACAATTTTATGGTTTAGAATGAGTAGTTTGTAGGCACTCAAGATATGATTTGCGGgcacttcatataaaaatttacaagAATTATTAGCctatcacaaaaaaatatttgacttaGAAcctaaattgaaaatcaaaaatatttagtcCATTCTGTTTACTTTGTGATGTGTGTGCAGCAATTATACAAATCTTTGTTTATGTCACAGGAACAGTGAACATAGCGAAAATGAAAGTGCAAGAAACACAGCTTCATGTAGATAAGTATGATTGAGAATGAGTGGGTAGTCGATGTAGTTGATGTAGATTGATACAGTCTTGAATTAGTGTTGTAGTTGAGAGAATACAATACTGTAGCCAATTATGTAGctaagttgattaattttcgcatttgttaTCGCGGGAGTTAGTAAAATATCAACTTTAAATTGCTAGATATGATCAGAAATTTGACACACGCTTAACGCTTCAGTCAGTCTGTTTTAATATCAGTTACTTTTACATAATTCTGCTTGAGGACATTTCAGTTGTTTTTGTCGTTCTTATTCGAATTTGATAAAGCCTGTCGATTGATTATACATTTGTATTTGtagttgaaaattaaaaaagtggaaaataaaaataattatttacaaaaataattattcgcAAAAAGTTAAACTCCTCTCTATCCGCGAAATAAAGTGTTTGTCGAAATCACTCGTTCGCATATTCTTTTTTACCTCACACAAATTAATCAACTCGAAGGACTTTCTAAACAATAAGTTATTAAGTCATCGTGACAGTTAAAATGTTGTGTAGGAAAATCAGATCGTTGAATTGCTCATTTTTGCAAACTCGTATAGGTAGTTAACATAAAGCACGACATTATATTTggaaatttttattataatctactatttttttgttgatatgAATGTAGATAACTTTGTTTGCTTGCATTTCTGTTTTGTTCTTCTgttgaaaaaaaactattttgaaataaTGAATGGTGGTGTCTGAGATCTGAGTTAAGATTGTTTTCGTAATGTTTTTTAGTATGCAAAGATTAAATGATGGGCTGCAGAAAGACGTGTCTGCTGTTAAGAAACAGATCACTGATGGGGAGAAACAACGAGAGAACCACATGTAAGTATGTGTCTTTGTTTTGTCGTCTTTAGGAATCTAAAGTAAGGGATGATTTGCTGAGCTTTCAATGTTTTGATGATTCAAAAGATTAAACAGTTATCTGTGACATGGTCCTCATGGGAATCAGCTTACTTAACTAACAACTTCATAAAATTATTTGGATTTGTTTCCGAGTTCGTTTTCGTCAATAAGTAAGGTGGATAGGTTTATTCCAATAGTTTGTGTATTCTAAAAGTATGTGTAATTAGCCAAACTGGTCTTTACATAATGATCATTCGCAAAAACGTTTTTGCACAAAAACAATATCATTTGACAAGGGTTATACTTGGAATAGGACAATCTTTTGTTATTAAGGAACGTCATCCAGTCGAGATATGACGAATTGGCTGATAACTTCAGAAATGCCATGAAATACTATGTAGGTACCAGAATTTGTActattttgttaatattttgaaagaaaggtattattttttacctaattAATTGAAAATGGCACTCTTCTACGTGTAGATTGATAGAAGAAAAACTTATTAGTGTGTTGTGAGGGAGGAGACGAATAcgttatttttacaaatatttaaaacatgTCTGACTTTGCAATAGAATAAGTTTCATTATAATAACCAACCTAATAATGGAAACTTCTAAATCTTTATTGGGCATTTCAGCACAAAAGACTACTACTTATTAAATACATGTCCCAATGAATTTGTATTTAGTTTATTGTTTAAACAGTCCAACCGCTGCCTTCAACCCAATCGTAATTGAATCTAGTTTGTGTATCTGAatgcaaaagaagaaaaaaataattttaacagaAACATCTCTTGATGTAGGTAGATCCTGTATTAAGTACTGAAGAAGGAATGTGGAAAGTTTCATGTGAAGCGAAAAAGAATGAGAGTAAGTGTTGAGCTGTGTATAGGTGTTGGCCGGCTGCCGGTTAATTTAGTGCTTCATGCATTGTGAACGCGAAAATTATACAATTGATTTTGTAAAACACGTTTCCCGAATTatacgtttttttataatttgatgttttgactttaAAATCGCATTTAGCATCTGAAATTGGTTTCTGTATAAATATACTTAATGTCGAAGTGTTGTTTTGGTGATATGTaaacataaaatgttttttgattatatttgtattttttagttACAAATGAAGAAGACACGCTGTCAAAAATGATGGAACGTttggaaaaactaaaaattataaaaggtataaaaaaatatgtcttgacatattttatttgtatCGTTCTTCGACTGTATAACAGCTCCCTTTCTTTGATTTAGGTGTGCCCGAGGAAAAACCTCCCAAATCAATCTGGAGACAGTATCTAGATGCAGAGAACACTGCGCTGTACGTTGTATTTAGGATCAGTTTCCTagaggaaatatttttttgactttgCCTGTTTTTTTAAACACTTGCTATGTCTGTCATTGTGCATCTCTCCCTTATATTAAGGTTTACGAACTCTTATGTAGGAAAATTAGTACACCATGTTTTGCTACATGGTAGTCTGCATGGTGCACTCGGTAAAACATCAGCATTCCCATTTCATTTAGGACGTTGTTTCAAAGAGAAAACCAGCTTGCTGATACCGCTGTTAAAGAATTATATAATGCTCTTCAATCGGAAGATAAAAAGTGAGTTTTtgtaattaaaaagaattatatttTGTGAGAAGTAGTTTTAGcaaatttgcgaaattttaaaatattaggcCAGTCATTTATTCGCGCAAATGTTTATCGCTTTAACTTGATAGAAATTGTTTATAAATatagatataaataaaaatataactcAACAGTTCGGTATTTACCTTATGTTTGTTTCATTCTATATTAAAGGAATAtttctctttaaaaataaagatttttttaaaacgtctttGAAAAGAGGCTGAACAAATTAGGTTGAAGACACCGTAGTGTATTTGCCATTTGCCAAAGCCATTGTGTTATTTCTACACTGTTTCTTCAAACAAAGAATTTCTGAAAGgtgaaacttcttttttttagtgtACACGAAATTGAAGAGAGTTTGTTTCAGCTGAAGAATCACAAAACTTTTTAACGTGATGTTGTAATATTGAATTGTTATGAAGAGATTCAACTCAACAGAACATTTCTGTTGTCAAGTTACGTCTTACGTTACGTCACTTGTTGTCacacgtttttttcttttctttttttataagaaaccagtctacatttaaaggtttttatacTCCTTGCGGAAAATGTTGAGTAGCATTTTTTTCTCAAGTTTGAGGTTAATGGAAGCAATTCTTCACTTAAGAAGAAAAATATTCACAATAAAATGGCTGATGTAAAAAGAAcataagtttttgtttttatggcaGCGTTGCATTAAGACAAGAAATATGATTTATGGTTTCATAACTTTTTGTACATAGGTATGTCTCCTCTACATATTTTCTGAATAGGTGTTGTTATTTTGTGAAATAGCTTACGAATCTTgtcatttgcaaaaattaatccaTGCGAAATATTTCGAATCTTGTCATTCACAAAAATGAATCCACGCGAATTCTTCGAATTTCATTCGCAAATTTTTTACATGGGAATGGTTCGTGTTAAAAAGACTGTCGACGTTTTATAAACGAATGATTTACAGTAAAATGTTAAGTTTTTGTTACCTCCTTCTATTGGTTATTCTTCCTTCTTGAAAATTTACCCGCGCGAAATATTACGACGAgctaattcgcgaaaataagtcAACGTGAATTTTTCTAAATCTTGCGATTCGTGAAAATAAGTCCACGCAAAAATAGTGAAAATTGTTTTCTGTTCAAGCGGAGAATGCAGTTGTTTGGAAACTTACCTTGTGCATTACAGAATGACGCGTCATTTCTTAGTACTTAATCCGATGTTTAGATTTTACAACGTTAAAATAAGAAAGCACTGGGACATATTCCCCAGTAATGTATTACTTTAAgggtaaaaattatttgcataaCTTGTGTGGATTGTGGATTTAGGCCAAATTTTCAAAACTTTGGTCCCAAATTAAGTGTAAGACGACAACTGATTTCGTAAAGTGAATTAATTCTTGTGCAGAataattttaatgttgttttttttgtgaaatagcTTACAAATCTCgtcattcgcaaaaattaattcactTAATGTAGTtgatgttgttaaaaaaaccAAAGTTTCACGGATTTGCTGTTTTAACGTTGTTAAGTTTGTGTTTTAACTGTTGCATCACACATTCTTTCCAACATTTAGCGATTTAGTGAAGTTGCATTCAACTGTAGGgtaataattgtgataaatgaggccgttacactgcaaaaaataacattctttggaACTGGCAAGACTGGGTAAACACCGCAACCAGCTTGCCCACTGGAGTAGCGGTTTATTCGAAAATTAAGACgaattagttattttttactggaaTGTCAAGCATagaaaacagtttcaaaaattacatttcattgactttgtaacggtaccAGCCCGTTTATGTTCCAACAGTTGCGTCTCACTTTCGTACCAAAATTAATGTGAGAATTATCTATCAGTATTATGGTGTTCCGCCCCTTTTACTGTTGAAACTATTCGCAGAGTCACCCAAGTGAGGGCTTTTGAACTTCCGTGTAATAATTGTGAAAAATGATACCTTTTGagtgtgataaataaaattctttcaaACACGACAAGACTACTCAAACTACGCAGAAAGCTTAACCGCTGAGGTTGCGTTGTTTTTTTATAGTTAAGAAGAATTACTCAGTATTCACTGTGGTATCAGTCCACGCCTGtgacgcgcgctgaagaactatgcAACATGGCATCATGCCGAAAATATGTGGGTTCATAACAACAAGTTTAATAGGTGTAATAAAATTTCATTGCCTTTGATGCTTTCTCTTCTTCACACGAATTTTCATTCATCTCGGAGAACTATGATTGCTGGAGGACATTATGTTCATATTATTAATATTAGAAAACTTTATGTGGCCATTTTAACATTTGTTACTCTTACAACTTACAACTATTATATGTGCACAATTGATTACGAGATTAAAGACTTGTTTCGACAGTGATGTCATGGCTTAATATGTCGCGTAAATCTGGAGTCTGGAATTGTGAAAAACTGTGGGCATAGTTTCTAAATATTTAAGGAAAAGAtttgttttcagattttttaaagCGGCATCTGATTAACAGCATTTCtcgataaaaaaacaaatatatcacGCGATAAACTTTCTCACAAAGTATCAATTTATCACAATGTTGTCTTGTGTTCCAATATTTACAGTCACATCGCAAGTATATACTCTAAAACCAATATTTGATAAGACGTAACTGCTCTTAGAATCATATACGCTGGACTTTTAAGTATCAAGTAAATTTGCTTTAGCCTTCACCTATGAATCctctattttgttaaaaattttgtccTTATCCTTGATCTCAGTAAGTCATTGGCTTAATATTTGCAATATCTATATGAAAAATTTCAGTGAGGTCATGCTTACAAACTTCtctttgtaaacaaaagcaTAGGTAACGTTTCCTTAAgaagaaaatacaaacaaaaaaaacaaaaaacaaacataggATTAGTATAGAAT
The genomic region above belongs to Hydractinia symbiolongicarpus strain clone_291-10 chromosome 4, HSymV2.1, whole genome shotgun sequence and contains:
- the LOC130641047 gene encoding uncharacterized protein LOC130641047 isoform X1, whose amino-acid sequence is MQRLNDGLQKDVSAVKKQITDGEKQRENHMNVIQSRYDELADNFRNAMKYYVDPVLSTEEGMWKVSCEAKKNEITNEEDTLSKMMERLEKLKIIKGVPEEKPPKSIWRQYLDAENTALTLFQRENQLADTAVKELYNALQSEDKNVHEIEESLFQLKNHKTF
- the LOC130641047 gene encoding uncharacterized protein LOC130641047 isoform X2; this translates as MMGCRKTCLLLRNRSLMGRNNERTTCKNVIQSRYDELADNFRNAMKYYVDPVLSTEEGMWKVSCEAKKNEITNEEDTLSKMMERLEKLKIIKGVPEEKPPKSIWRQYLDAENTALTLFQRENQLADTAVKELYNALQSEDKNVHEIEESLFQLKNHKTF